From Chaetodon trifascialis isolate fChaTrf1 chromosome 1, fChaTrf1.hap1, whole genome shotgun sequence, one genomic window encodes:
- the slc35c1 gene encoding GDP-fucose transporter 1 isoform X1 yields the protein MNRTQLKRSSILRMALAGSETVDQDGHGETFLLRAVKIAAVVALYWFVSITMVFLNNYLLDNRDLDAPLFVTFYQCVVTVGLCWIMQLLSGMCPGLIDFPAVKLDLKTAREVLPLSVVFIGMITFNNLCLKYVGVAFYTIGRSLSTVFNVLLSYVILKQTTSFRALLCCGIILGGFWLGVDQEGVAGSLSWSGVFFGVLASACVSLNAIYTKKVMPAVDGNIWKLSYYNNINACILFLPLILIFGEFGRLANFSRLTDLGFWGMMTLGGVFGFAIGYVTGLQIKFTSPLTHNVSGTAKACAQTVIAVVYNSSSKSMLWWTSNMMVLGGSSAYTWVKSLEMKTPHRDPQDSAKEKLLSEEKENMGV from the exons ATGAACAGGACACAGCTGAAGCGGTCCAGCATCTTGAGGATGGCTCTAGCCGGCTCGGAAACGGTGGACCAGGACGGACATGGAGAGACTTTCTTACTCCGGGCTGTTAAAATAGCAGCCGTGGTTGCTCTGTACTGGTTTGTGTCAATAACGATGGTGTTCCTTAATAACTATCTGCTGGACAACCGGGACTTGGACGCGCCGTTGTTTGTCACTTTCTATCAGTGTGTGGTGACGGTCGGACTGTGCTGGATCATGCAGCTGCTGTCCGGAATGTGCCCGGGACTCATCGACTTCCCGGCGGTCAAACTCGACTTGAAGACGGCGCGGGAGGTGCTGCCGCTGTCCGTGGTGTTCATCGGCATGATCACCTTCAACAACCTGTGCCTGAAGTACGTCGGTGTGGCTTTCTACACGATCGGCCGGTCCCTCAGCACGGTGTTCAACGTGCTGCTGTCCTATGTTATCCTGAAGCAGACCACGTCATTCCGAGCCCTGCTGTGCTGTGGCATCATATTAG GTGGATTCTGGCTCGGTGTGGACCAGGAAGGCGTGGCAGGGTCCCTCTCCTGGTCAGGCGTCTTTTTTGGGGTGCTGGCCAGCGCTTGTGTCTCCCTGAACGCCATCTACACCAAAAAGGTGATGCCCGCAGTGGACGGAAACATCTGGAAGCTGTCCTACTACAACAACATCAACGCCTGCATCCTCTTCCTCCCGCTCATCCTCATATTTGGAGAGTTTGGCCGTCTCGCCAACTTCAGCCGCCTCACTGATCTCGGGTTCTGGGGCATGATGACGCTCGGGGGGGTGTTTGGTTTCGCCATCGGTTACGTCACAGGCCTCCAGATCAAGTTCACCAGTCCACTCACGCACAATGTCTCAGGAACAGCGAAAGCCTGCGCACAGACGGTCATTGCGGTGGTGTACAACTCGTCCAGTAAAAGCATGTTGTGGTGGACCAGTAACATGATGGTTCTTGGTGGCTCGTCGGCCTACACTTGGGTCAAAAGTCTAGAAATGAAGACTCCCCACAGAGACCCCCAGGACTCAGCCAAGGaaaagctgctgtcagaggagaaagaaaacatgggGGTGTGA
- the slc35c1 gene encoding GDP-fucose transporter 1 isoform X2 translates to MALAGSETVDQDGHGETFLLRAVKIAAVVALYWFVSITMVFLNNYLLDNRDLDAPLFVTFYQCVVTVGLCWIMQLLSGMCPGLIDFPAVKLDLKTAREVLPLSVVFIGMITFNNLCLKYVGVAFYTIGRSLSTVFNVLLSYVILKQTTSFRALLCCGIILGGFWLGVDQEGVAGSLSWSGVFFGVLASACVSLNAIYTKKVMPAVDGNIWKLSYYNNINACILFLPLILIFGEFGRLANFSRLTDLGFWGMMTLGGVFGFAIGYVTGLQIKFTSPLTHNVSGTAKACAQTVIAVVYNSSSKSMLWWTSNMMVLGGSSAYTWVKSLEMKTPHRDPQDSAKEKLLSEEKENMGV, encoded by the exons ATGGCTCTAGCCGGCTCGGAAACGGTGGACCAGGACGGACATGGAGAGACTTTCTTACTCCGGGCTGTTAAAATAGCAGCCGTGGTTGCTCTGTACTGGTTTGTGTCAATAACGATGGTGTTCCTTAATAACTATCTGCTGGACAACCGGGACTTGGACGCGCCGTTGTTTGTCACTTTCTATCAGTGTGTGGTGACGGTCGGACTGTGCTGGATCATGCAGCTGCTGTCCGGAATGTGCCCGGGACTCATCGACTTCCCGGCGGTCAAACTCGACTTGAAGACGGCGCGGGAGGTGCTGCCGCTGTCCGTGGTGTTCATCGGCATGATCACCTTCAACAACCTGTGCCTGAAGTACGTCGGTGTGGCTTTCTACACGATCGGCCGGTCCCTCAGCACGGTGTTCAACGTGCTGCTGTCCTATGTTATCCTGAAGCAGACCACGTCATTCCGAGCCCTGCTGTGCTGTGGCATCATATTAG GTGGATTCTGGCTCGGTGTGGACCAGGAAGGCGTGGCAGGGTCCCTCTCCTGGTCAGGCGTCTTTTTTGGGGTGCTGGCCAGCGCTTGTGTCTCCCTGAACGCCATCTACACCAAAAAGGTGATGCCCGCAGTGGACGGAAACATCTGGAAGCTGTCCTACTACAACAACATCAACGCCTGCATCCTCTTCCTCCCGCTCATCCTCATATTTGGAGAGTTTGGCCGTCTCGCCAACTTCAGCCGCCTCACTGATCTCGGGTTCTGGGGCATGATGACGCTCGGGGGGGTGTTTGGTTTCGCCATCGGTTACGTCACAGGCCTCCAGATCAAGTTCACCAGTCCACTCACGCACAATGTCTCAGGAACAGCGAAAGCCTGCGCACAGACGGTCATTGCGGTGGTGTACAACTCGTCCAGTAAAAGCATGTTGTGGTGGACCAGTAACATGATGGTTCTTGGTGGCTCGTCGGCCTACACTTGGGTCAAAAGTCTAGAAATGAAGACTCCCCACAGAGACCCCCAGGACTCAGCCAAGGaaaagctgctgtcagaggagaaagaaaacatgggGGTGTGA